In one window of Oscillospiraceae bacterium DNA:
- a CDS encoding iron-containing alcohol dehydrogenase, whose translation MTDITFHQKVKVIYGDGAVRSAGAVVRAMGGSRALVVFDDGVRGAGLLGKLTAALDGAGVAYVLFGRVEPDPPAHLVDEGARLCREAGCDAVIGLGGGSSLDTAKGINLLRFNRGPILALAYAEQPPARSPGLLSVPTTAGTGSETSDGLIITDTETGTKVPILAVDGMSEYALVDPGLMAGMPPVLTAHTGLDVLAHLCETATTVRRSPFTLPLAEAMAARVVAWLPVAVRDGAHREARAQMAIASTMAGCLLANHGAHVGHSIAHVLGARFHIPHGAACAYAEPWVLAFNAPAVPEETRRLGTLLGASFTGRESPKEIGAKTRDAYRAFGARLGLRPLARYLPESPDIAALAAAVAAEPFATLNPRPVGEPEAAGLLEAIWCDAKNGSGATL comes from the coding sequence ATGACGGACATCACATTTCATCAAAAAGTCAAAGTGATCTATGGAGACGGCGCGGTCAGGTCGGCCGGCGCGGTCGTCCGCGCGATGGGAGGCAGCCGTGCGCTGGTTGTCTTCGACGACGGCGTGCGCGGCGCGGGGCTCCTCGGCAAACTGACCGCCGCGCTGGACGGCGCCGGCGTTGCCTATGTTCTCTTCGGTCGGGTGGAACCGGATCCGCCGGCTCATCTGGTGGACGAGGGCGCGCGGCTGTGCCGCGAGGCCGGCTGCGACGCCGTGATCGGTCTCGGCGGCGGGAGCAGTCTCGACACGGCCAAGGGCATCAATTTGCTGCGGTTCAACCGGGGTCCTATTCTGGCCCTGGCGTACGCCGAGCAGCCGCCGGCGCGCAGCCCGGGGCTGCTTTCCGTCCCCACCACCGCCGGTACGGGCAGCGAGACTTCGGACGGACTGATCATCACCGACACGGAGACGGGGACCAAGGTGCCCATCCTGGCGGTCGACGGCATGTCGGAGTACGCCCTGGTCGACCCGGGTCTCATGGCGGGCATGCCCCCCGTCCTCACCGCCCACACGGGGTTGGATGTGCTGGCGCACCTCTGTGAGACGGCCACCACCGTCCGCCGCAGCCCCTTCACGCTGCCCCTCGCGGAGGCGATGGCCGCGCGGGTGGTCGCCTGGCTGCCGGTGGCCGTGCGCGACGGCGCGCACCGCGAGGCCCGCGCGCAGATGGCGATCGCGTCCACGATGGCCGGCTGTCTGCTGGCCAACCACGGCGCCCATGTGGGGCATTCGATTGCCCACGTACTCGGCGCGCGTTTTCACATCCCCCACGGGGCCGCCTGCGCCTACGCGGAACCGTGGGTGCTGGCGTTCAACGCCCCCGCCGTGCCCGAGGAGACACGCCGTCTCGGCACACTGCTGGGCGCCTCGTTCACCGGGCGGGAAAGTCCGAAAGAGATCGGCGCGAAGACGCGCGACGCTTACCGCGCCTTCGGTGCGCGCCTGGGTCTGCGGCCGCTGGCGCGCTATCTACCGGAGTCCCCCGACATCGCCGCCCTGGCCGCCGCCGTGGCGGCCGAGCCCTTTGCCACGCTCAACCCGCGCCCCGTGGGAGAACCCGAGGCGGCGGGGCTGCTGGAGGCCATATGGTGCGATGCCAAAAACGGATCCGGCGCGACCCTGTGA
- the yfbR gene encoding 5'-deoxynucleotidase, whose product MPYHFYALIARMRHIARWGLMRNTQPENLQEHSFVTAVLAHALALIRREILHLPSADPARAAEAALFHDAAEIYTGDLPTPVKYFDPEIRAAYQRVETSACARLLSLLPEALHAHYRPLVSESGEDELLHTVRAADKLAAYLKCLEELRAGNDEFARAARQSLDKLQAMRRPEVDWFLTHCAPSFSLSLDVLTDN is encoded by the coding sequence TTGCCGTACCATTTTTACGCCCTCATCGCACGCATGCGCCACATCGCCCGCTGGGGCCTCATGCGCAACACCCAGCCGGAGAATCTTCAAGAGCACAGCTTTGTGACGGCCGTACTGGCCCACGCGCTGGCGCTTATCCGGCGCGAGATCTTACATCTGCCGTCCGCCGACCCGGCCCGCGCGGCGGAGGCGGCGCTCTTTCACGATGCCGCCGAGATCTATACGGGGGACCTGCCAACGCCGGTCAAGTACTTCGACCCGGAGATCCGGGCGGCCTACCAGCGGGTGGAGACCTCCGCCTGTGCCCGGCTGCTGTCGCTGCTGCCGGAGGCGCTGCACGCGCACTATCGGCCCCTCGTCTCGGAGAGCGGCGAGGACGAGCTTCTGCACACTGTGCGGGCCGCCGACAAACTGGCGGCTTACCTCAAATGTCTTGAGGAGCTGCGCGCCGGCAACGACGAATTCGCCCGGGCCGCCCGGCAGTCTCTGGACAAGCTGCAGGCGATGCGCCGCCCGGAGGTCGACTGGTTCCTCACCCACTGCGCCCCCTCCTTCAGTCTCTCTCTGGACGTACTGACGGACAACTGA
- a CDS encoding DUF6320 domain-containing protein — translation MTAGFEIKHTLYPRMKIKRVTLNRVRGWTARALLAALVVCGIVNLAVGGPPWSFLVAAGECILYRACLAKEPIEATLLQKLMSVLFPVCGLLLLTDWFGGGASEKAMPLTYLGVLCLSAGIYFLGFRKQRKNLLPMFQMLAVALVTVAVGFFAPWGLNWPRIVLLGLTGSLVILALVGFRRPIVSELRRRFSAR, via the coding sequence ATGACGGCCGGGTTTGAGATCAAACACACGCTCTACCCTCGGATGAAGATCAAACGCGTCACGCTGAACCGAGTGCGCGGATGGACCGCGCGTGCGCTGCTCGCGGCGCTTGTCGTATGCGGCATCGTCAACTTGGCGGTGGGTGGCCCGCCGTGGAGTTTCCTGGTGGCCGCGGGCGAATGCATCTTGTACCGCGCCTGCCTGGCCAAGGAGCCGATCGAGGCTACCTTGCTGCAAAAGCTGATGTCCGTGCTGTTTCCCGTCTGCGGGCTGCTGCTGCTGACGGACTGGTTCGGCGGCGGCGCCTCCGAGAAGGCGATGCCGCTGACATACCTGGGGGTACTCTGCCTCAGTGCCGGCATCTATTTTTTGGGGTTCAGGAAACAGCGCAAGAATCTGCTGCCGATGTTTCAGATGTTGGCCGTCGCTCTGGTCACGGTGGCCGTCGGTTTCTTTGCGCCCTGGGGGCTCAACTGGCCGCGGATCGTATTGCTCGGACTCACCGGGTCGCTCGTCATACTGGCGCTGGTGGGCTTTCGCCGACCCATCGTGTCCGAACTGAGGAGACGCTTCAGCGCGCGGTGA
- a CDS encoding RES family NAD+ phosphorylase has protein sequence MNCCIECFCDAHIRAAVENWGKMGDCDFCASKNAAVYGLGATPNPIAEMIIGLVQTYSVSDSEDAKPLKIALCDDWDIFNAEPELILTLVKKLCESAYADGDDIFTKHVFIPQLADRDFLREYGVVRGYSWGEFSNSIKYGNRFHSGMFNASVFASFLSIVTKMYPARSRLYRARISADRGGFSKDDMGAPSRDKRSAGRINPEGIGVLYLSSDVKTVLNEVRASVFDYVTIGTFQNTRDIRVVNLSGVAQTSPFLYEGELEQFAANRKVFQEIAAEIAKPLRRSDSPLEYLSTQYITEFIKSENYDGVEYASTLKQGGNNVAVFDETLFDCVDTQTVEVSKIFYATNPPLADGSVAADGAGESPQAAPPLWPETAP, from the coding sequence ATGAATTGTTGTATTGAATGTTTCTGCGATGCGCATATACGGGCTGCCGTAGAGAACTGGGGGAAGATGGGGGATTGTGACTTCTGCGCTTCGAAGAATGCGGCGGTGTATGGTCTCGGTGCGACGCCCAACCCAATCGCCGAGATGATCATAGGACTAGTACAGACATACTCCGTTTCTGACAGTGAAGACGCGAAGCCTTTGAAGATTGCACTTTGCGACGACTGGGACATATTCAATGCCGAGCCGGAGCTGATACTGACGCTGGTGAAAAAGCTCTGTGAATCTGCCTATGCCGACGGCGATGATATTTTTACGAAACATGTGTTTATTCCACAGCTCGCGGATCGCGATTTTCTCCGCGAGTACGGCGTTGTGCGTGGGTACAGTTGGGGCGAATTCTCAAACTCCATCAAGTACGGCAACCGCTTTCACAGCGGGATGTTCAATGCCAGCGTATTCGCGTCGTTTTTGTCGATCGTCACGAAGATGTATCCTGCGAGGTCCCGGTTATACAGAGCGAGAATTTCCGCAGACAGAGGCGGTTTTTCCAAAGACGATATGGGTGCGCCGTCGAGAGACAAACGGAGCGCCGGACGAATTAACCCCGAGGGGATCGGCGTTTTATATCTGTCTTCGGACGTCAAAACCGTTCTCAACGAAGTGCGCGCCAGTGTGTTTGATTACGTCACCATCGGCACATTTCAAAACACGCGCGACATTCGGGTCGTCAATCTCTCCGGCGTCGCGCAGACGAGTCCGTTTTTGTACGAAGGTGAATTGGAACAATTCGCGGCCAATCGCAAGGTGTTTCAAGAGATCGCCGCCGAGATTGCGAAACCGCTGCGGCGAAGCGACAGCCCGCTGGAGTATCTGTCGACGCAGTACATCACCGAATTCATCAAGAGCGAGAATTACGACGGCGTCGAATACGCAAGCACGCTGAAACAGGGCGGGAACAATGTGGCTGTTTTCGATGAAACACTGTTCGATTGCGTGGACACTCAAACGGTGGAGGTTTCTAAAATTTTCTATGCGACAAACCCGCCGCTTGCGGACGGCTCTGTCGCGGCGGACGGTGCAGGGGAATCACCGCAAGCGGCCCCGCCGCTTTGGCCGGAGACGGCGCCCTGA
- a CDS encoding sce7725 family protein — MYFPYLRGRQYELLALRDMARDGLLSKSIIPVVEPVRLTTTFDTVLRTFADVQNRMALVFNPAVGEYGGSCHFIDAYCARGGVVGHVMPALLMGSNVSVVLSAMAAQGVTRSNIITILDKRDFLGLYKDQFSDTAPQYTLYPDERQIKRAVKRGKVLFTDRFIKQDKNADYAKNTDEFFSDDHLFFEEEGCVGFGDYSIVGNKYDESGFAPTAVAIHIVYFASDDTLRMRHFVSDSNVGTEDVAGKYYEAVTKLVGWYYDGHQGQKTSALSAFLHHYENGYYPGLPTIKKLSVMHHLELVGQYLDGGTAR, encoded by the coding sequence ATGTATTTTCCCTATCTCAGAGGGCGGCAATATGAACTGCTCGCGCTCAGGGACATGGCCAGAGACGGGCTGCTCAGCAAGTCTATAATCCCTGTGGTGGAGCCTGTGAGATTGACGACCACGTTTGATACCGTTCTGCGCACATTTGCCGACGTACAAAATAGGATGGCGCTCGTTTTCAATCCGGCTGTCGGTGAGTACGGAGGCAGCTGCCATTTCATAGACGCCTACTGCGCCAGAGGCGGCGTCGTCGGTCATGTCATGCCTGCTTTGCTGATGGGTTCCAATGTGTCTGTCGTCCTTTCAGCTATGGCGGCGCAAGGCGTGACGCGATCGAATATCATCACAATCCTCGACAAGCGGGATTTCCTGGGGCTCTATAAAGACCAGTTCTCAGACACTGCCCCGCAGTATACACTGTACCCGGATGAACGCCAGATCAAGCGCGCGGTGAAACGGGGGAAGGTTCTGTTTACAGACCGGTTTATCAAGCAGGATAAGAACGCCGATTATGCCAAGAATACGGACGAATTTTTTTCCGACGACCATCTGTTTTTTGAAGAGGAGGGTTGCGTCGGCTTCGGGGACTATTCCATTGTCGGTAATAAATATGATGAAAGCGGATTCGCGCCTACGGCAGTGGCCATTCACATCGTGTATTTTGCGAGTGACGACACATTGCGGATGCGTCATTTTGTTTCCGATTCCAATGTGGGAACGGAGGACGTGGCCGGGAAATATTACGAAGCTGTGACGAAGCTGGTCGGGTGGTATTATGATGGACACCAGGGGCAAAAGACCAGCGCCTTGTCGGCCTTTTTACATCATTATGAAAATGGCTATTACCCGGGGTTGCCCACCATCAAAAAACTTTCCGTCATGCATCACCTGGAACTTGTCGGTCAATACCTCGACGGAGGCACGGCGAGATGA
- a CDS encoding sce7726 family protein encodes MADDGRAIHRVFTRGVVGGLLRNGTNAVFDCVVHRYIDEPENKTYGALFSEIYAHLGQEQRNEYYYMNTLLNKLLAGIHSVATTTALSKVRVGRAVADFIVINGEEKIYALEVKSELDNFDRLYDQVSSYYKAFRKVSILVSVRALKRVERVLSGFGAMGEGVGIHVLSDRDTIFSKVHGREPKPFDDCLDHSCIFNLLRKREYENVLLAYGGHIPQVAPVFYYRACLAQFGQIPILTAQALAFQELKKRNKITKTAFERIPPELKSVVYFSDLTKKLPDIEQLLQTTYRG; translated from the coding sequence GTGGCGGACGACGGCAGAGCGATCCACCGCGTATTCACACGCGGCGTTGTAGGCGGCTTGCTTCGGAACGGTACGAACGCGGTGTTCGACTGCGTTGTGCATCGTTATATTGACGAACCGGAAAACAAAACATACGGGGCGCTTTTCAGCGAGATATACGCGCACCTCGGGCAGGAACAGCGCAACGAGTATTATTACATGAATACGCTGCTGAACAAGCTGCTTGCAGGCATTCACAGCGTCGCCACCACGACGGCCTTGTCGAAGGTGCGTGTCGGGCGGGCCGTCGCCGATTTCATTGTGATCAACGGCGAGGAGAAGATATACGCGCTGGAAGTGAAGTCCGAGCTTGACAACTTCGACAGACTGTATGACCAAGTGAGCAGCTACTACAAGGCATTCAGAAAAGTATCGATTTTGGTGTCGGTACGTGCACTGAAACGGGTTGAGCGAGTGCTTTCCGGGTTTGGCGCTATGGGCGAAGGTGTCGGCATCCATGTTTTGTCCGACCGCGACACCATTTTTAGCAAGGTCCATGGCAGAGAACCGAAGCCGTTTGACGACTGCCTTGACCACAGTTGCATTTTCAACCTTCTGCGCAAACGCGAGTATGAAAATGTGCTGCTGGCATACGGCGGTCATATACCGCAGGTCGCGCCGGTGTTTTACTACCGGGCCTGTCTTGCACAGTTTGGGCAGATCCCCATTCTCACTGCGCAAGCGTTGGCCTTTCAAGAACTCAAAAAACGAAATAAGATCACAAAAACTGCGTTTGAACGCATCCCGCCGGAACTCAAATCCGTTGTCTATTTTTCGGATTTGACAAAGAAACTGCCGGACATAGAGCAGCTCCTTCAAACAACTTACAGGGGGTGA
- a CDS encoding Fic family protein yields MKVFDYKGIPGALLTPEIVAMLSSIHEHKGKQELYVEAHADVLTTLMEIAKIQSTGASNAIEGIHTTDKRLEELVRDKSAPRNRTEQEIAGYRDVLAAIHESYDYIYPRPNIILQLHKQLYSFSKSAIGGSYKNSDNFIAETDAEGNQSVRFQPVPAFLTASAMDDLCTAFIESLGKSEYDPLLLIPMFVLDFLCIHPFNDGNGRISRLLTLLLFYRAGYIVGKYISVEKLIEGSKDTYYEALQDSSNGWHENKNDYAPFVCYYLGVIEKSYNEFEERIEYLSDKGLSKPDRIKAFIDRKIGKVSKKEILEVCPDISKVTVERTLTALVKSGYLVKIGGGRSTAYGKTDKQE; encoded by the coding sequence ATGAAAGTTTTTGATTATAAAGGCATCCCTGGGGCTCTGCTTACACCTGAGATTGTGGCGATGCTGTCCTCCATACATGAACACAAGGGAAAGCAGGAACTCTATGTCGAAGCTCACGCCGACGTTCTGACGACCTTGATGGAGATAGCGAAAATCCAAAGCACGGGCGCGTCTAACGCCATCGAGGGTATCCACACCACTGACAAAAGATTGGAGGAACTGGTCAGGGACAAGTCCGCGCCGCGCAACCGTACAGAGCAGGAAATCGCCGGATACCGCGATGTCCTCGCCGCCATACACGAGAGCTATGATTACATCTACCCGCGTCCGAACATCATCTTGCAACTGCACAAGCAGCTTTACTCGTTCTCCAAGAGCGCGATAGGAGGCTCTTACAAGAACTCTGACAACTTCATCGCCGAGACCGATGCCGAGGGAAACCAGAGCGTCCGTTTCCAGCCTGTACCGGCATTCCTGACCGCCTCTGCAATGGATGACCTATGCACCGCATTCATCGAGAGTCTGGGAAAAAGTGAATATGACCCGCTTCTTCTGATTCCGATGTTCGTACTGGATTTCCTTTGCATCCACCCGTTTAACGATGGCAACGGCAGGATAAGCAGGCTTCTCACCTTGCTGCTGTTCTACCGTGCCGGATACATCGTCGGGAAGTACATCAGCGTGGAAAAGCTCATTGAGGGAAGCAAGGACACCTATTATGAGGCTTTGCAGGACAGCTCCAACGGCTGGCATGAGAACAAGAATGACTACGCGCCTTTTGTCTGTTATTACCTTGGTGTCATAGAGAAATCCTATAACGAGTTTGAGGAGCGTATCGAATACCTTTCCGACAAGGGATTATCGAAGCCTGACCGTATCAAGGCGTTCATTGATCGCAAAATCGGCAAAGTCTCAAAGAAAGAGATTCTGGAAGTCTGCCCCGACATCAGCAAGGTCACTGTGGAGCGTACCTTGACGGCACTCGTCAAGAGCGGATACCTTGTCAAAATTGGCGGTGGCAGGTCAACGGCTTACGGGAAGACCGATAAGCAGGAATGA
- a CDS encoding AAA family ATPase yields the protein MKRNAFEQLLAWKRDPERKPLILKGARQVGKTWLMREFGETQYQSYVYFNFDEEDDLSSIFETNKSPQRIIERLGLLKGEKILPGETLIVFDEIQECSAALNSLKYFREQANEYHVVAAGSLLGTLLAKPKSYPVGQVNLIDLYPLAFDEFLAAVDEPLYGYFTQIQKNQPIEEIFHNWLFEAYSNYLIIGGLPECVASWVSYKDPQRIRQIQNELVTIYENDFSKHNGKINSGRILLVFRSIVSQLAKGNEKFIYGSLKEGARAREFEEAIEWLVSVGMLNRVYNVSKPEHPLKAFEQPNYFKLFLFDAGLLKHMAGVDNAAILLKSDYQFKGPLTENFVLQQLAGQFEVEPRFFADGRGEVDFLIQNGMEVIPVEVKGGEDKTAASFKAYIKNRRPRMAIRYSKRGYVKDGCITNIPLYLACITRKLI from the coding sequence ATGAAACGAAACGCATTTGAACAGCTTTTGGCATGGAAGCGCGACCCGGAGCGCAAGCCGTTGATTTTGAAAGGCGCGAGGCAGGTCGGCAAGACCTGGCTCATGCGCGAGTTCGGGGAAACGCAGTACCAAAGCTATGTCTATTTTAACTTTGACGAGGAGGACGACCTGTCTTCCATCTTTGAGACCAACAAAAGCCCGCAGCGCATCATTGAGCGGCTGGGGCTTCTGAAAGGTGAAAAAATTCTGCCGGGTGAAACGCTCATCGTCTTCGACGAGATTCAGGAATGCTCAGCGGCGCTGAACTCTCTGAAATATTTCAGGGAGCAGGCCAATGAGTATCATGTCGTCGCGGCGGGGAGTTTGCTTGGCACATTGCTCGCCAAGCCGAAGTCCTATCCGGTGGGTCAGGTCAATCTGATTGACCTCTATCCGCTGGCCTTTGACGAGTTTCTCGCCGCCGTTGATGAACCGCTCTACGGCTACTTTACGCAAATCCAAAAAAATCAGCCCATTGAGGAGATTTTCCACAACTGGCTGTTTGAAGCGTACAGCAACTACCTGATCATAGGCGGTCTGCCCGAATGCGTCGCGTCATGGGTAAGCTATAAAGACCCGCAGCGCATCCGGCAGATTCAGAACGAGTTGGTGACCATCTACGAGAACGACTTCTCCAAGCACAACGGCAAAATCAACAGCGGCAGGATTCTGCTAGTGTTCCGCAGCATTGTGTCCCAGCTCGCCAAAGGCAATGAAAAATTCATCTATGGCAGCCTGAAAGAAGGCGCGAGGGCGCGGGAGTTTGAGGAAGCTATCGAATGGCTGGTGTCAGTGGGTATGCTGAACCGCGTTTACAACGTATCCAAGCCGGAGCATCCGTTGAAAGCCTTTGAGCAACCGAACTATTTCAAGCTGTTTCTCTTTGACGCCGGGCTTTTGAAGCATATGGCTGGCGTCGACAATGCCGCTATCCTCTTGAAAAGCGATTATCAGTTTAAAGGGCCGCTGACGGAAAACTTCGTGCTGCAGCAGCTTGCCGGGCAGTTTGAAGTGGAGCCGCGTTTCTTCGCGGACGGACGCGGCGAGGTGGATTTCCTGATTCAGAACGGCATGGAGGTCATTCCGGTGGAGGTGAAAGGCGGTGAGGACAAAACCGCCGCCAGCTTCAAGGCGTACATCAAGAACCGCCGGCCCCGCATGGCGATCCGCTACTCCAAGCGAGGCTATGTCAAGGACGGCTGTATTACCAATATCCCGCTGTATCTTGCCTGCATCACCAGGAAACTGATTTGA
- a CDS encoding RtcB family protein, producing MIELQGKYNTAKVFTDNIESEAISQIINLLNQGFVAGSQIRVMPDTHAGAGCTIGTTMTISDKVVPNLVGVDIGCGMETVILRDERVEPQQLDKAIHRLIPAGFDTRKSPHQYMGEMDLSKLRCAKHVNLERAELSLGTLGGGNHFIELDRDGDGRLYLVVHTGSRNLGKQVAEHYQNAAAKDLQRKAKDVNALIADLKRQGRETEIQAELKKLGVRKVDRNLAFCEGALFDDYLHDMAIVQRYADWNRHAIVRDIVKEVKFKVDEQFTTVHNYIDLDTMILRKGAISAKIGERVLIPMNMRDGSLICVGKGNPDWNQSAPHGAGRLMSRSAAKQAITLTQFEKSMEGIYSSTVNKSTIDESPFAYKPMDEIIANIGDTAEIVKTINPLYNFKAAE from the coding sequence ATGATCGAACTGCAGGGCAAATATAACACCGCCAAGGTGTTTACCGATAATATTGAATCCGAGGCGATTTCCCAGATCATCAACCTGCTGAATCAGGGGTTCGTCGCCGGCAGCCAAATCCGCGTCATGCCGGACACCCACGCCGGCGCGGGCTGCACTATCGGCACGACCATGACAATCAGCGATAAGGTTGTGCCCAACCTCGTGGGCGTGGACATCGGCTGCGGCATGGAGACGGTGATTCTGCGTGACGAGCGCGTGGAGCCGCAGCAACTAGACAAGGCAATCCACCGCCTGATTCCAGCCGGCTTCGATACGCGTAAATCACCGCACCAGTATATGGGCGAGATGGATTTATCCAAGCTGCGTTGCGCGAAACATGTCAATCTTGAACGGGCGGAGCTGAGCCTAGGCACGCTGGGCGGCGGCAACCACTTTATTGAGCTTGACCGCGACGGCGACGGCAGGCTCTATCTTGTCGTCCACACCGGCAGCCGGAATCTGGGCAAGCAGGTGGCCGAGCATTATCAGAACGCCGCCGCCAAAGACCTTCAGCGCAAGGCCAAGGACGTGAACGCCCTAATTGCCGACCTCAAACGGCAGGGTCGCGAAACCGAGATTCAGGCGGAACTGAAAAAGCTGGGCGTCCGCAAGGTTGACCGCAATCTTGCCTTCTGCGAGGGCGCGCTGTTCGACGATTATCTGCACGACATGGCCATCGTCCAGCGCTACGCCGACTGGAACCGCCACGCTATCGTCCGTGATATTGTCAAGGAAGTGAAGTTCAAGGTTGACGAGCAGTTTACCACCGTCCACAACTATATCGACTTGGATACCATGATCCTCCGCAAGGGCGCGATCTCCGCCAAGATCGGCGAACGCGTGTTGATCCCGATGAATATGCGGGACGGCAGCCTGATCTGCGTCGGCAAGGGCAACCCGGACTGGAACCAGTCGGCGCCGCACGGTGCCGGACGTCTGATGAGCCGGTCGGCGGCCAAACAGGCTATCACGCTGACTCAGTTTGAGAAGTCGATGGAGGGTATCTACTCCTCCACGGTGAACAAGAGTACCATCGACGAGTCGCCCTTCGCGTATAAGCCCATGGATGAGATCATCGCGAACATTGGCGACACGGCGGAGATCGTCAAAACCATCAACCCGCTGTATAACTTCAAGGCGGCGGAATAG
- a CDS encoding DUF1294 domain-containing protein, producing MTWIGYGVVALAIWNAVVFCLYGWDKRRARRGGRRVSEKTLLTMTVLMGGPGALLGMYIFRHKTRHLKFQIGVPLLLVLNTMVAVIAIMYASAL from the coding sequence ATGACGTGGATCGGATACGGTGTCGTCGCGCTCGCCATTTGGAACGCGGTGGTTTTCTGCTTGTACGGCTGGGATAAACGCAGAGCCAGACGCGGTGGCCGGCGCGTCAGCGAGAAAACACTGCTGACAATGACGGTGCTCATGGGCGGGCCTGGCGCACTGCTCGGGATGTACATATTCCGCCACAAAACAAGGCATCTGAAGTTTCAAATTGGCGTGCCGCTGCTTTTGGTGCTGAATACAATGGTCGCGGTGATCGCCATTATGTACGCATCAGCACTGTAA
- a CDS encoding DUF4276 family protein, which produces MKYVFLTEERSMSTFLSALFKNIFPTLKFRVVHHEGKDDLKKSIINKLKAHSDANIRVIVLVDQDSSPDCKKLKQNIDDLCKKSGKENYKIRIVCHELESWYLGDLASIDVAFGTNLARDKGKKKYREPDKIANAKQMIKRITKQAGQIYIASKIGSAMTPESIAENKSKSFQSFLNALDF; this is translated from the coding sequence GTGAAGTATGTCTTTCTGACAGAAGAGAGGTCCATGTCAACATTTCTCAGCGCATTGTTCAAAAACATATTTCCGACGTTGAAGTTCCGAGTTGTACATCATGAAGGGAAAGATGACTTAAAAAAGTCGATCATAAACAAACTGAAAGCTCATTCCGATGCGAATATACGAGTCATCGTTCTCGTGGATCAAGATAGTTCTCCTGACTGCAAGAAATTGAAACAAAACATTGATGACTTGTGCAAAAAATCCGGGAAAGAAAATTATAAAATCCGAATTGTATGTCATGAATTGGAATCTTGGTATTTGGGCGATTTGGCATCAATAGATGTTGCATTTGGGACCAATCTTGCACGCGATAAAGGAAAGAAAAAATATCGAGAGCCAGATAAAATCGCCAATGCGAAACAGATGATTAAACGTATTACAAAACAAGCGGGACAGATATATATAGCATCCAAAATTGGTAGCGCCATGACACCAGAGTCGATAGCGGAAAATAAATCAAAGAGTTTTCAGAGTTTTTTGAATGCTCTTGATTTTTAG